GAGGTAGCGCAGGGATGCCCTAACCCCACCCTGCACGCCCTATTTTTGAGACTTTTTGGAACCGCTATCTGTGAAATGCGCAAACTCAGAATGTTTCTGCTCCAATTCAGAAGACGTATCAACTTGCTTCGGTCATTACTTACCTTATTTCTATGATCCATGTTCATAAATGTTTAAACTTACAGTTAGTTGCGCTATTTGTCCAAACAGAATACTCAAAGTGTATCAGCTCTACAAATATTTATAAGTGTACTTATTGTTTCTTTGGACCTATCTGGTCTAAAGCTTTGTTCGTTAAACATGATGTTACCTAATCTTATTTTTCTGatagttttttaataattgcCGGACTAATGTTCAAAGTTTTGATAGTATTACTTTTATTAGTCTCTACCTCATTTGATTAATGACTGATGTATCCTTAATTTTTGTCCCTACAAGCACAAACATTGTGGAGTAGTGAgactgattttttgaaaagtgttcTCCTGTCTCTTATTTTGCCTATTCTTATAAGGGGACTTAatttccttttgtctttttaaaaTGGCTATTCTCTTGCCTCTTATtttgtctttagttttttcttttctatttattattttttcactttgttttctcattattttattgtatttgCTTTTCTTCCTTTGTTACCTATTTGAACTTGCTTAAAGTTGTAACCTGTTAAATGAGGTTCAAcacaatttttaacttttgttgctttcttttctttattcatcTCATTAAAGTTTTTGTATTCTTCTACTTGCCATTGATTTATACTAACCTGAATCCTTGACCCACATCAAGCAGAATTAAGGACCCAGCTGAAAGACCATTGTCAATGCCATATCTTAAAATATAtaccctattttttttattagaatCTGATTTTTCGGAGCATTTATAAATGCAAAAACCTTACATGCCCTGTTTCCTAAATTGTGCTAGAGCAGAAACATTCAGAGAAGCTTTTGACAGATAGCGGTTCGTTCTGAAAAGTCACCAAATCAGGGAGGGGTTACAGCACCGGTGTAACAACTCCAGAACTAGCCGCTATCTCAAAAGCTTAGACTTGGAATGTTTCTGCTCTAAGTATTATTGAATCAGTCTatgcagaaaaaaaagtatgtcttaaatccaaattttactgaaggaCTAAAAAATTTCCTCACTTCCACGGAATGGGCCAAAAGTTTTTTTGAAGATGTCAGTTGCACACTCAAAGGGCTCTGTGAAGCTGTGTATCTACTTTTCGCCAGTTTGTCAAATTGGTCTCTCTGTTATAAATCATTGTAGTTTGTGGCCATGTTTGGTTCCTGCATCAAAACAGATAAatcgtgtgttttttttcattaaattaggcaGATACAAGAGAAATTGAATTTCCTCTTCATTTTAAACCTTTAGGTTAGGTTACAGGAAATACTTTTTATGATgagtgaaccaaaaaaaaaaaataattttactctttgaatGGACTTTCCACTTAGTGGTCTCACTgtcatttaatttaaaattttagtggctGAATATAAGTACATATGTCCAACAGTTGAGTTAAacgcagtaaaaattgcagaattagtGTTGAAACTTTATGAGTAAAGAATAATTTACGCGGCAAAAGAAGTTCATTTTAAGTAGCCTACACTATGACAATTAATTGCTAATccatcagtttttaaaacaCTATGTGCCCTATTTTGATgagagaagtttaaactcaccaaAACATCAGGTAACTTTTATTGATTGCAAACTCAATCACCccctatttatttatttttgataaaaatgcaaataggtaAGGAGTAAGAGGAACGCTCCTGCCGgggctaaacatacttacacgtcatgactgttgcatcactcataaatgaaggggcctacattCGATTTACAGTGAAGTATGATTTTTATCCAGTTCCTTTTAGAAGTACCTAACAAGACAATTTGACTCActaagtttaagactttggccggattctttacccctttaaatctgaaagttttttagggtttttgcagttttacttaATAAGAGAGTTAGAAGTACGTTCCCATGAAATTGTGAATTCGTAAATTTTATGAGAGGAGTAAATCGAACGCTACTTATGGTTCTtaataattttgagacattaaGGACTGAACTCTTTTGTAGCATCTTTACCTtcttagtaaaaaaataaaagcccCATATTTCATTGTTGCTTTTCATCAAGTTTTGATCCATTCGACCATTTTTGACCCAGAACGATCTccaattgcgacgttgcaaatttcggctctgtttttattttactgaaGAAAAATTAGGCGCCATTATATATTGAAAATGTTCATGATTTTTCATCATACTATTTGataataatttctaaaaattccaaaggaaaatgaatgatacttttcttaaaaaaagggagacatggtcggaaattttgaaacgatttTACTTACGATTTTTTCTTAACAgaaagaaatacaaattttaacaaattagACTTTTTTATTAGGTAAGACCAGGTTATGTACAACCATATTACTCAGATGCATCAATCAGAAAACGGTCATTCAGTAAATGATTCCTCAGAGTCATATACAAGGAGACACCTTCTTGGGAATCATCGAGTAGAGGATTTGGCACCAAAGTGTGAGCAACTTCACCAAAATGGTCCAATTCCTCCGGACTGAGCTGAAATACTGAGACATCTATGTTAGGTAAGGGCAATTCAACATCACTTGAAGCAGTGAAGTCTAAATCCAAAAATTCTGGTACCAATTCCAGCTCAAAAACATCCTCTTCACTACTTAACTGGCGCAGGCTCAACAACCACAACTCATTAGGAGTAGCATTATGTGCTGTCCTTAAACCATGATTATTCCAAAGATTACGGAAACTGTCAAGGCTTTTCTGGATTCTTGGAAAGTAAACATAGATTAGACATAATAAATCCAAAACAGAAAGTTGACTTAAGACATCGGCATGTTCTAAATGTCTAAAAATTCGACGAAATTTGGAGGACACAACAGAGTTTACCTCTGCCCATAACCTCTCGATCCTGGTGTTGTGTACACTTCTACCTTGAATGTAAGGGGCCTCAATATTGCAGCGTCGGGTTTGCATGAAATCCATCACTCTAACATTTTCGGTTCCCCTGTCCCCACGTACTCGCATTGGTAAGCCATGCTTCTCTACTCCTCGTTCAAATATTTCCAGGACTGTATCACTTCCTTTCGTCACAGACAGCTGAAGATAAATTATCTTTCTAGAGAAACCGTCAGTGCATCCATGGATGTAGAGATGCCACGGAACAAGCTTTTCATTCCCATCCATGTGcctggaggagaaaaaaataaaaaatgctgtTAGCAAGATTTAAAATCATAGAAATAGGTGAATTTAAAACAAACAATGGGTGAGCTTCTGGAGACTGAGGATTTTTTGAGATATGACACTTCCAAAACTGAACCAGGAAGAGAATTTCTTTAGAGAGAAACACTGATGAAGTTTTCAGAGCACTTGTATGACACAGTAAGTTACAAATCGGACGATGTCTGCAAATTGTTCTCGACCACGCAACGGACTGGTCGCAAGAGAGGCGAGAGTGAGAATCAATACTTACAGTGCATTTTGTTGTGGATGACATTCAGACCATTGACCTGGGggtcaaaaatcgaaaatggtAAATCGCCGTACTGCAGGCTGATTCATGTGGGCTAATTGAAAattatggtaatttttaaaagatcGTAACTTGGACAtcctttgacaaaaaaaatgatcCAATACCAAATTCATAGTATTTTCCACGCTCTTTAAGAGCATGATgacaaaatttatcaaaaattttaaaatttgtgcgaaattttcagttctttgaatttttacatttccaaaaactcaaaacattcaaatttagtacaaattttaaaatttttaataaatttgtcATCATATTCTTAAAGGGCGTGAAAGTTACTATTAAATTAGTGTATCCAtcatttttttggttgaaaGACGCTCAAAggtatgacctttaaaaaagTCCCATAATTTCGCGAGAGAGCTCACAATACGGGGGTTTGTCATTTACAGTGCGATTTTTTACCCCCTTGAGGGACCactaaaaatgcataaaaataaAGATCCTTTTAATGGGGGTCTATTTTGATCCGAATGAGTCAAAAAAGCTCGAGGCCCAATTACTTTTGCCATTTTCTgagaagttgaaaaaataagcAACACCATACTGTGCCGCTGCGATCTTCGCTTGTCAACGTCACAGTCGCAACAGCAGTAAAAAGCGCTTGGCAGAAAGCTGACTTTAATATCGCgactaatgtggaggcaaagaACAATGTACAGGTTTGGTTTGgatcctccctccccctctagCAATGCATAATAGCGAATGCTCCCCAGGCAGTAATGCCTAAAttatttcaccattttttttgaatttttaaaaattgtgttgGAAACTTGTTAGTACCTTCTGCCAGCATATCATTACAGATGGCAGTGGCCATCTCCGGTAAAATTAAGTACGACTTTCAAGTCTACAGCCGGATGGCTACCACTAAGGTTACCACTTGACATTGGATGATTTGGCCCTTTTAGTGGATAAGATCATTCAATTTACTTCACTCCTAGAGCATGGGCCAGCAAGGGGTGACCCTCCCCCCGATTATTTACTTTTGCTCCTTTGgtacaaaaaatattgaaacgaGGACGTTCATAGACGAATATCAAAGCTTCAATCAAATATAGGGGTTTAAAATTcccactggggggggggggcgcccctTGCTGGCCCATGCTCTATCCACCTTTAAATCTTAAGAATTGAAGTGAAATACCAACgtaaaagtttgaaatgcatgACAGTAATTTGGCTTACACTAAAATTAGGAACTGGAATACTTACCATAGATAATTCGATGCTTTGACCCTATATTCTCTTCTTCTCAGCCTTCGCCGACGCCTACTAAGCACTCCAATAGGATTTATCAAGCGGACGCATGAAATTAGGCGAGCCCAAGTTACGAAAATTCCACGGGTCTTCAGACTTGCCCATAAATATTTGTAGCCAATCGATGGATGCTGAgtgtagatggcaaaaatttcATTGGCGAGCTCCTCATCATCCAAGTTGCTGAAAGCGTGAGGATCTTCTAGATTACTTCTCCTTCTGAAGTTCCACAGAGATTGTCTAGATACGTTGAGGACTCTGGCAATTTTAGACCACGATAAGTTACAACGTCTGAGGGTTATAACTTCGTCCACAGGGATATCGAGTCTCGGTTGACCGACGTGCCCTCCTCTGATTACTGGTAACAAAGGTTCATTGGTATTGGCAACAGTAGATACTTGTAGAAGGCGATTACATTGAAACAACTGATCGCGAAGCAGGTCTAGTACGGATGTTAGAATTTGTTGAACACCATTATTACCATTCAAAACATTTCTGACGTGATTGAGTGCAGCATAGTTTTCTGCAAGGTTAGGAGCCAGTACAGCCAAATGATCAGCATTTCCTTGTCTGATGCAGTTTTCCGCTGAACTGAAATCTCTTAAAATAACTCCGAAATATTCCATTGGTTCTGATTCATGTCCGTCAGGGAGAGTTCTTGATGAGTTGATAAAGAGCTCCAACAATCACTCAGAGAggctcctgaaaaaaaaagaagaaaaatctaatTATGCACTCCACACAAACATGATTCCTTGGGATAGAAGTTTAAATGGCCCTTTGCATCATCAGGTATCTGCCTCTTTCATGTACAGCATCGTGAAGGCAATTCCAATCACACAGACTTCAGTTGCATTATTAAAGTTAGCTGTTGGCACAGCGTTCAGTACTTGCCAAGCCAACTGGTGTCACATAGCAAGCAGCGCAGTATGACAGTCATCTCTGGAGGCTGCTGCGGCTGTTGTAATCTACGGTGTTCCTCCATCACACTCATGACAGCGAGAAAAAGCTTCAAAGAAAGCTGACTTTAACAACGCAACTCAAGAAGTACCTACCAAACGGAGCTAGAGGCTAATAAGCTGGACTCCCAAATTATACATCACTTTAGCTACCTAATAATTTAAGATTGAATACCCTCATCACAGGCATGCACTTCTAAGTTTAGGAGAGAAAAGGAAGGAGGAAACGACCACGGCTTTGACAGACACTTCAGCTGCGTAGTTCAAGTCAGTAACTGGTGCAGCGTTTGCTACTCGCCAAACTAACTGGCATCAGTAAGCAAATGTGTAGTGAGTTAAGAACTGAGAACTGTCATGTTATGATGCTGACACCACAGGTCTCAGTTCTCAACTCACTACAAATAGCCCAGCATTTCCACTGTCCTAGGTCGTTTTCACTGCCCCGATTGCTGCCTTCCATAACGCAACtataggccttgtctccacgagccgtttcacgagatttgtcccagggaaaaaacccacttacgaagttgggaaaaatattgagttaatcaatatttttcccagtaccaagtatggtgcttgtacccctaggacccactgagagaagaagaagaagtgaaaacgaattgtgcgatattttattcattactacattgttaatgtttgtttagttgaaataatgtgtctaattgtcaattgagtgcaattattattttaatcctggttaaatactcgactttaactaatttatcttcccgcgccaactagtcgcaggactgtatgagccccgtctcgtggagacggtaactgggaaaaatcccagaagtttcactcctgcgattcgaacttggcacaaatcccatgaaaacgttccgtggagacaaggccttagcaAGTGCAATGTTACATAAGTAAAAACTTAGTTTCCACTGGAAAATGAAATGAACAGatacgaaataaaaaaaattacttacttaCTCATTGATAGCGAAAGCATAACTAATCCGATCCGAAACTAGAGTATCCGAATCCATAACGGCATAACTTTAAAAACTGAAACTACTTCTTCTTGTGTTAAGTCAACAGGTCTGCATTATTTTGTTGCATGCAACTTTTGACAGTTACACTATTTCCAAGAACACTTTCGAGGAACTCCATTAAGTATTCATATAATATGACAATAATAACAATGAGAACATAAATtcggaaacaaaaatattatatataataaaataaacccGAATTTGCAAGAATGcaagcaaaacaaaaacaaaaccgtCAACacaaattgactttttcttcttcttcatttccaAATTCCATCAGCAACGGACCGAACGGTCATCAAGATCGGGGACCTCTCGTggcgtagagtccctttatactgagagtcaagacaattcgaatccatttctgattgttcccgtattttaggcctccacagtgtcacaaacgggaataaagattacagttttaccgattgcaaagattataatctggaatggaccagggaattacgggttcggcaaggaacaaacggagtgagagaaggaacggagaaaggaatttgagaatgggccgatcaaagattacgaaaaacgttcaatttctgtaatctttattcccgtttgtgacatccatgagccgaattgtcttgactctcagtataaagggactctagtggcGTACGCGCGTGCGAATACTTTTACAGAAATAACACCATAGTCAAACTAGGggcctcaaagaggctcatcgatggaactgttgactgttgcgtCCTTtaagatcgtcgggccgacaATCTTTgaggtaaccgatgtgttcgggatacatcacagatcagaatcttgaaattttcaaggcattccgtgcagaaacggctgagaaatagaagaatttaGTGATCCGATGTCTAGGGATTTATCCCTAGatctagggattttccggaattgctagggatctagggatttttcagaaaatctagGGATTTATTTGATGAGGTAACGCAagcaaaaattgactttttaacctcaattccaGCTTCGAccatcgaaaatattttttca
The sequence above is a segment of the Bemisia tabaci unplaced genomic scaffold, PGI_BMITA_v3 genome. Coding sequences within it:
- the LOC109041012 gene encoding uncharacterized protein isoform X1 gives rise to the protein MEYFGVILRDFSSAENCIRQGNADHLAVLAPNLAENYAALNHVRNVLNGNNGVQQILTSVLDLLRDQLFQCNRLLQVSTVANTNEPLLPVIRGGHVGQPRLDIPVDEVITLRRCNLSWSKIARVLNVSRQSLWNFRRRSNLEDPHAFSNLDDEELANEIFAIYTQHPSIGYKYLWASLKTRGIFVTWARLISCVRLINPIGVLSRRRRRLRRREYRVKASNYLWHMDGNEKLVPWHLYIHGCTDGFSRKIIYLQLSVTKGSDTVLEIFERGVEKHGLPMRVRGDRGTENVRVMDFMQTRRCNIEAPYIQGRSVHNTRIERLWAEVNSVVSSKFRRIFRHLEHADVLSQLSVLDLLCLIYVYFPRIQKSLDSFRNLWNNHGLRTAHNATPNELWLLSLRQLSSEEDVFELELVPEFLDLDFTASSDVELPLPNIDVSVFQLSPEELDHFGEVAHTLVPNPLLDDSQEGVSLYMTLRNHLLNDRFLIDASE
- the LOC109041012 gene encoding uncharacterized protein isoform X2, which translates into the protein MDSDTLVSDRISYAFAINEHMDGNEKLVPWHLYIHGCTDGFSRKIIYLQLSVTKGSDTVLEIFERGVEKHGLPMRVRGDRGTENVRVMDFMQTRRCNIEAPYIQGRSVHNTRIERLWAEVNSVVSSKFRRIFRHLEHADVLSQLSVLDLLCLIYVYFPRIQKSLDSFRNLWNNHGLRTAHNATPNELWLLSLRQLSSEEDVFELELVPEFLDLDFTASSDVELPLPNIDVSVFQLSPEELDHFGEVAHTLVPNPLLDDSQEGVSLYMTLRNHLLNDRFLIDASE